Within Balearica regulorum gibbericeps isolate bBalReg1 chromosome 10, bBalReg1.pri, whole genome shotgun sequence, the genomic segment TgcccccttccttctccctccttctcccattCCAGGCTGCCTCCCAGATCTGATGGAAGAAACAGACACAGATCAAGGTTCGAGCCTTTCCCCAGCTCCCCCTGCACGTTTGGTTTCTCACGCCAGCTGTGCAGTTCAGCCAGCTGTGGAGCCCCTTGAGCTCAGCCTTGCTACGGTGGGCCATTGCCTGCTTGGGGCAGGCAGTGAAGGCGAGGACAGGATGGGGAGAGACCCCAGGGTGGGAGAACACCGTGGGATTGCATGATGGGGTGGTTGGGATGGTGCAGCCGCGGAAGAGGGGTTTGTGTTCAAATGACGGCTGAGCTGTGTTCCTAGAGCTGCATGATGAGGACCTGGGGTCTGGGATGCAGCATGGACTGGGAGGGGAGTGcatcagcagagatgctgcaggtgctggggctgatggaacttttttttttctgggactCTGTACAGCACGAGTGTAGCAGGGATCCTAGGAGGTTTGCTGCTATCCATCTGGCTTGCTCTCTGCCAGACCTTGCACTGGGGAAAGGCTGGAAGAAATCCATTTTGCAACATTTCTGCTGGGACTGTTGGTGAGAGTCATGCGAGGTGCAGCAGTCCTTGGCCAGGCTTGTTCCCCTGCCTTAGCAGCACCAAAAGGCACAGCCCAGAGCGGTCAGAGCACAGATCTGACCTGCCTGACCtctgctcactccccccactTTACTGCAGATCTGCTTTTTGTTCACCCTAAAGAGCCTCCTGCCGAGCCCGCCCGCTCCTCCTGGGCCATGACCTGACCCTGCACGGGGTGATGAGGCCTTTCCCTGGAAATGCATTTCCATGTGCCCCTGCGCAGTGCCGGCACAAGCAATTTGCATTTCTAGCAACTTCAGGTCAGCCTGAACCACCCAGGGTTTGCCTACGTCCCTTGTAAGAAAGGTTCTGGTTGACGCACATGTTAATCTCGAAAACAAACGCCTCCACGTTGCTTTTACTAAATACAGGACAAGTGTCTGTTGCAGTGCAGGGCGCTTGCAGACAGCCCACAGCGGGGTCACACTCTTAAATCAAGCAGGAGTTTATCAGCCCTGGCCGGGAAGGGGAATTCGAGTTTAATGCTCTCTGCTTGCAGATTCACGCTGCAGTGAGTCGAGTTTTCAAGGTCAGTCTAATTCCCTGCCATTTGCAGAGGGCTGAGCCTGGAAATGTGAAATGGGACTCCTCTGGGACGAGCATCTCAGCGCAGTGCTGTGTGCGTTGGATCTTCCACTTATCTCTCATTAGCACAGACGCCGTTTCACCCTCTTGTGGGGTAACTGATACAGGGGATTGAGGAAGAAACCGTACCTTCTCGTTGAGTCACTTCTCGATCAATCCAGTGCTGCAGGAAGTCTCATTTCCCATGAACACGCAAGTGTACATGCGCTGCTGATGAAATCTTGTGAAAATCTTGTGAGGTCAGGCAGTCGTTTCCCCCTAATTACAGCTCCAGGAATGAATAATGTTTAGCTCAGACCCTGGTGACTTTGTGCTTTGGAGCAGTTTTCATTTAAGCAAAATATAAGcacatgaaaatgaagatgggatttggattttttcttttggttattTTGGTTAAAAAGATCCCATCTGGAGCTTGTATAacaaatttggttttgtttggtgatGGTCAGTGAACAAAAAGATTCAGAGGTCCAAATTGTCGTGCAAAAAGCCTTTGTGCTAGAAAACTTCGTGTCAGAAATTGAGTGTGAGAGATGCTTTTCCCTCCACCACATACACCCCTCTGAGGTTTTAGAAGGTCCCTGTAGGATCAGGAACTTGGAGGACTGGAAGAACCTCCCAGGCCATCATCTCCTGAATGATGTATCCCATCCATCCCCTTTAGAAAAAACGtcctcttccattttaaaactcaCAGTGTGATTTCTTCCGTGGAAGCCAACATTAGGGCTGCACAACCCGATAGTTAGAAACCACCTTCTCATATGAGAATTGTTTTGGCATTCTCTGCCAATGGAGAGGGTCAGATACAGGAAGCAGAGGATGGGCGAGAGGTGGGACACCTGCTCGGTGGTGTTACTGCAAGCAAGAGCCTGCACCCCTGTCATGGCTGGCTCTGTGCATTAGGTTTGGGATATCCACATGGTTCTGCCCATGCTGTGCTGGAAACGGGTCCCTGGGGCTGAGAGATGGCAGCTGAAGCGGATGCTTCATAGCCCGGGAAGTGGTTGCATCCCTCATAATTTATGAGCATGAGAACTTGAGCATCTGTCACCGACGGGGTGTCCAGCACTGCATTCGTGGCCACATCCAGCCTCGGTTTTGGTGCTGCAGCAAATAATCCTCCAACATCAAACCAGCCAATCTGCATGGCAGGGAAGGGGTGAGGACTGCTTGGGTGGCTGTCTTCAGCTTCAAACACTTGAGGAGATGTTGCTATTTGgaaggggggagaaggaggaggagaaaatagcACTAAGAACTTACCACAGTTAGACGAAGCATGTGACCAATTTGTCTGTTAAAGATCGTGTCTCTGAGCCTGGAAATGCAAACTCCGAGCCCGTGGGGACTCAGCACAGAGCGGTCGGTGTTGGGTCTGCCCCTTATCTCTGCCGAGCACAGACACCATCCTGCCCCTTGCAGGGCCGCGCCGATGCCGGTTGGGGTCCTGTCGCCTCCTGGATCATTCCCTCGCCAATGCAGCCTGCAGGCACTGGCATTTCCCAAGTGCACATGGATCACACTGTTCCCAGTTGCTTTTGAAAGCATAACAAGCCATTGTCTTTATTTATggtcttttatttgtttaaaggtTAGGTTGGGACCTTTTGAACCCTAACTGCAggctttgttaaaaaataagagaagcAGCTCCCACCCCCAATCCCTCTGATTTTTGTCACTCCTTTTCCAGCCACAGAAGACGGGGCTATGAGATCCACCTGGCAAGGGAAGGCTGGTCGCAGCCCACTCCAGGCCCTGTACGAGAGTGACCAGGTaaggggacagggagagggaaatgggGGGGTGAAGAGGGAGTGGGGGGTTGACCCCTTCTTCCACCCCTCTGGTGTGTGGGGCACTGTGTCatctcccaccacccccaagGTCCCCACACCTGAACCTCTGGCTGTGTCCGAAAGAGAAGACCACACAGTTTTGGGGAGCAATTGTTGATAAAGAGCTGCTTATGGCCCTTGTGGTACTTGGGCAAAAGGTTTCGTTACCAGTGGACTGAGCTATAGCCAGGCAAACCCAGGAGATTTTGCTGTTTGAGGATTTCAAAGCCAACCCTGGGCCATCCTCGCAGGGCAAGAGCATCATTGCCGCACTTTCTGAGCTGATAATTAATAGATGCTTCTATGTTGGGtgctatatacacacacacacacacacacacacatatgtatctacacatatatatacacacatatatgaaGCTGGACCCAGCCATGAGGGGGGTTATAATCCTGGGACATCTCAGGCCCCTCCATCACCCTGAGCTGTGCCAGCTACACCTGCTGAGACAGGGGCAGCCAGGCACAGTCTGGGCAGGCAAACCCTCCCCTCCAGGTGGGCTCAGCGGGTCCCTCCCCACGCGAGGGTCTGCTGTAGAACAAGCCATGGTCGCTGCTTGGGGCAGGGAGCGCTTGCTCTCACCAGGCCCTGGTGCATGCAGCCGAACTGGCATCAGGGAAGGTGTCCCacttgtccttcagcagctcagTGGTTGAAGCTGCAAAAGGTGTTTGTTTCCTTCTACTGTGTTCCCCGCCCCGGGCGGGCAGTTTTCCCCCCACGCAGCCAGACTTGTCTTTGCAGAGAGATCCTCGCCCTCAACTTCTCTGCAGGAAGTCCTGCAGGAAACCACTCTCCAGCTGGTGCAATGGGCCAGGCCACGACCACATGCCCCAGCCACCAAACATGCCCTGTATCTCTCTGCGTCCACAGGACAGTCATCTTCTGCAGTCCCCAAGAAGCAGAGGGCAATGCTGGTGGTCCCTGCAGCTGGCTGCCATCCCCGCTGCCCATCGgcagtgcctgctgcagccGGACCCAGATCTCCTTTCCATATGCGACACTTTGTCTTACTGTCTAGGTTGGTGCTTTAATGTCTATAAACAGCCGAATTACATTTGCTCTGGGAAAAATGGCAGATGTGAACTTCGTTGGCCATGATGCTGGCAAATCCTAACGCTGCTGGAATTTTGTGATGTTATTTCCTTAAAAGCGATACTTAATTTCTctggcttttaaagaaaaggaaatgaagggaGCAATTTTGCTCTGAAATAACTGCAAGACACGCGCTTATTCCAGTGGGCGGCTGTTGAAAAGTAGTCACATTTATTTGTTGCCATGCCTGCAGAcagtgtgtctgtctgtctgtctctggtCCAATAGTTTTGAATTATGCAAGTGCAGGGAAaaccacctgaaaaaaaaatcacattattaaaatgcttcttttttttttaagcacttgcAAAAAGGGTTTCCAATTTTAAAAGGTGATGGAGAGCctccaaacaaaagaaatttctgctgaaagatTTGACTGCTGTGTTGCAAAGAGATGTACCACGAGAATGCCTCTTCAGCCACGATTATCATCTCTCTAGGTGCTATAGTGTCTTCATATCCAAGTAGCCAACAATGTCGAAGTCATCTCTTGGTGGCAGTTAGAGTCTGTTGACCTGCATTTCCTCCATCTGACCATTTTCCTTTATCATCTCCCCCTtggaaggagcagggatgggatgCTTTCTCCTGCCCCTGTCTCAGGTTACTGTCCATGCAGGTTCTTGGAGAAAGTGGTCACTAAGGTGACCTGGACAAGGTTCTTTCTTTAGTGGAAATGAGATCCAAAAGGGTCTGAGTGTGGTTCATCCCTTGCAGGAGGAGCTGTTTTTGCCCAGATGTTGGTGCTTCTCTGAAGGTGACGGGTCTGATGGATCATCCATGGGATGGGCAGTTTGTCTCAGGATCCCAACTCCTAGCAGGAACTTTACAAAGCCCCATCTCCACAATGCCACCTCTCCCAGGCTCTAGTGCTTCCCAAAACTCCTTATGGTCCCCCAGGGAGAGGTGAGGGTGCACCTGAAGCTTGGCAAAGGGTGTCCTTTGGCATGCATAAGCAATGACAGCTGTCAGCAGTAAGGATGTAGGGACCAAGGAGATGGCCTGCCCTTGACCTTCATCTTGAGGTTACCACATGTCTGCAGGCTGCAGAGACATTTGCTGTGGCACCCTGTGATGCCAGCGGGACTGTCTTCACAACCCCACAGTGGAAGCCACCGTCATCTTGCAACATGGGGGGTCATTGCATTAGAGCAACAGCTCCATGGGGTCAGAGCCGCCCCGGATTAGCAAACGGGTGGTGAAGCCGTTAGCGGTCTTAGCGGTCGTGGCCCAAACAAGGCTGTTGGAGGTTCCCAGCAATGACCTCAGGGCTGAATGTGAAACCTCCCAACCCTCATGAGCAAAACAGGGAGggaacaggcaggaggaggggaccTTCCTCTTCTAAGTTcctggaaataatttccttcccCAGatgttttaatgacattttgGGATTTCTGATGAAAACCATGACAGGAAGGGCCATGTTCCCAAACTGGAGGGCAGTttcagctggggcaggggctaGGGGGGCTCTGGGCTCCTGCGAAGCCAATGCAGTGGCTGCCAGGCTTTAATGCAAAGATGAAAAGGGATAAATGAAAAGGACTGTATATGGACTCCTCATCTCTGTGCATAAAGGAGACTATGACCAGAGCTGAGGCATCCAACTGGCCTGTGTGGAAAAAAGTCCCTCAGGAGAAGAAATCCAAAGCCCTCAGGAAGGGCCAGCCCACCACTGCCAGGAGCACCTCACTCCTCTCCATCACACCCTGTCACCCCACATTGCCTCCAGCTCCTCGACTGCTCTCCAGGGTTTGACTGTCAGCATTAAAGACCGTTTTCCTCCCCCcgtctccctttctctttccttggcAGCACACCCACGCCGTTTTCTTCATGCGTGCCCGTGCTCGCATGCCATGTTCCTGCCCCTTGTCTGCGGTGCTCACAGAGAGCCCGCGGTGTCGGCGTGTGGGGCCCCACGCCAGCGAAGGGGCTGCGCTGTTTGCCCCGGAGGGGTCGGGCTGTGTATGCCCCCCCCCGGCTGGCGTAAGGGAGAGCTTTAGCCCAGTGTGGGGGGGTGCGGTAAGCAATATTTGGTTGTTGACCCTCTCTGCACCACCTGTTCTTCCCTCACCCTCTTTGACTTGTCTCCTTACCTGCCTCCTCATCacattttattctgtctttagCCCCCAGCAGGATCAAGGATTAAATGCATCAAAGCAAGTTGTGTTCAAAGTCAACACTGTCCCCAAAAATCTCACATGGGTGACTGCCAAATCCAGGAAAGTGGAAGGGATGGGGACAGTTGTGTTGTAGGCCATGATCAGCTTGGGCAAGCTAGTgaccatctctttttttttttttttttttccctctccccagttTGAACAGTCATCACTGCAGGCGGTTCACCAGCAGAGACGGGAGCTGTTGAGCAACATCTGCAACCGTTACACCCGCAAGCGGCGTCTCCTGCGGCCGGATGACTTGCGGCACTTGGTTGTGGATGATACGCATGGGCTGCTCTACTGCTACGTGCCCAAAGTGGCCTGCACTAACTGGAAGCGAGTGATGATGGTCCTGACAGGGCAAGGCAAGTACCGGGACCCACTGGAAATCCCCGCCAACGAGGCCCATGTCTCATCCAACCTGCGCACCCTCTCCGAGTATAGCATCCCTGAGATCAATCACCGCCTGCGCAGCTACCTCAAGTTCATCTTTGTGCGCGAGCCCTTTGAGCGCCTGGTCTCAGCATATCGCAACAAGTTCACCCGCAGCTACAACACGGCCTTCCACAAGCGCTACGGGACCAAGATCATCCGGCGGCACCGGCAAGAGCCCAGCGACAAGGCCCTGGAGCGTGGGGACGACGTGCGCTTCGAGGAGTTCGTCTACTACCTGCTGGATCCCCGGACGCAGCGGGAGGAGCCCTTCAACGAGCACTGGGAGCGGGTGCACTCACTTTGCCACCCCTGCATCGTCCACTATGACGTGGTGGGCAAGTATGAGACCTTGGCTGAAGATGCCAACTACATCCTCCAGCTGGTTGGGGCCGACACAAGTGTCAAGTTCCCATCTTCATCCAAGACTACCCGGACAACGGACGACATGACAGCCCAGTTCTTCCAGGACATTAGCCCCTTCTACCAAAGGAGACTCTTTAATTTATACAAAATGGACTACTTGCTCTTCAATTACTCCATCCCCTCATACCTCCGCATCCGAtgaggcaggggctgggaggagaggcaaAGGAGAGCTGGGTAACTCTCATCTTGCCACAGTTCCTCTCCTCTCACCCTGAAATGCCTCTTGGTTGACTTCTCCCCCATGCCCTCCCTGTTATGGTCTGCTCCACATCCTGATGCCTTGTTCATGCACAGCCTGGaaggaggactcctctcaaaACACTGGGGCTGgagcttttccttccctttccctcccaccctTCAACATCTACAGAGGATGGTGGTGGGACCAGACACTATTGGGTAGGAGGACTTGCCTTGGCTGGGGACTTTCTTTTAACTAAGAGACTCCTCTGTAGATCCAAGTCTTGGAAAGGCTCCTTTTTCGGGCAGGATCCCTTCAGGTCTTTCTCCTCCTTACTGGGCTGTTTAGGGGCGGACATGGCATCTCGGGAGGCAGGGTGGAGCGTGTCAGAGACTTGCATAGAAccagaaataaagcaataatttaATGTAAGTAAAttgttccttttgtttaaaaattgcttttgtttaaaattgctCCCACCTTTTCGTCTcgttctcctccctcctcccccagcttcCCCTGGGGAAGGCAACGGTGTGTTGCTGTGACCACAGATTTCTCCCTGACAAAGCCTGgcggggttttttgtttctccccTTCCACGTGCTCTTGGTTGGGATGCAAAATATTCCGAAGAGAGAGGAGCAGGTTTGTAGCAGGTATGGGCTGATAGAGACACAGCGCTTTCTCCTGAACTACAGTAGCAGAGCAGACAATGCACGTGCCTGTGTGTGTCTCTGGATTTCGGGTCAAATCTAACAAATCCAGGCCCCACACCTGTGTTTTAAGAGCAGGTAATGACTTTTGCAAAGCCATATGTACAGCACGGGTGCAGGTGTCTGCTCAGATGAAATCACGTACGTCTCCACGGTGCCCTGCCTACAGCcctgctgggctggcaggaCCCAGCTGGTAGCTCTGGCTCCTTGTCCCCAGGCACCATCTGCGCTCCCATGTGTGGCCGCTGCCCCCGCATGGGGTGGCCACATTGCACCGGGGGACCGAGAAAGGTGCTGGGGCAGGTTTGGGTTGTGAAGTGCTTCGGGGAGCACTGTGCTGGGATGTGCGAGGCCACTATGGGAAGGACAAAGTGATGCTGGACTGGGAAGGCCAGAGAAAAAGAGTCTGCGTGTGTctgtatgagaaaaaaatggagaataaaaatGAGGACAGAGACACCTAGAGGAAAATTCCCCTTTGGCTGGCTGGCTTTGGACAATTCattccttgaagaaaaaatggggaggagggggcaaaacacaaaagaaaacgACAAACCCAGTCCgaggattttaaattaaaaccagtcAAAGgagctgtatttctttaaaaccatatttcagtctttcctcttttctgttcagctttgGGTCGGTGGCTCCCTTTGTAAATAAACACGCCAGTAATAGAATTTGCTGTAGAGTGTATCTGCTGGCTTGGCTGTGAGCACTTGACTTATTAGTGCAATACAATGGGAGGTTTTATAAAACCCCAGTGCTCTCaggctcttttaaaaaataatgttttcatctAACAACTTTCAGCTGTTGTATCTTaacctttttcctctctgcctctgaTCGGCACCTATACACTGACACTTCCTCCTTGGTTGCTTCATTCCGAGATTGGGTttagcaaagcaaggaaaaaaagaaaagtaaataaaatcgCTGGTGATCCTGGCAGTCTGACTGATTCTCCCAATCTGGACTGGAGATCTTGCGGAAATGGCCTTTCTCGTGCTATCTTAGTATCTCCCCGTCAAGCTGAAACTCAAAGCACAAAACCAGATTATATGATGCAACAAATTTCATCTGCAGCGTTCAGGCTTGGAGTGcattcctcctgctttctcagGAGTCTCACATTCCCTGCTTAGCACTGCCTCTGCTTGGAAAAATCATTGTTCAAGTCACCACAAGCTCTCTTCATCGCTTTTGGTCATGAATCATACTTTGGGGTCAGATTTGGAGTCACAAAGGGATGGATTTTTGGatggatttcttcttttcttcttttttttctcttttttttcctaaatactgTTCCCTGCAGGTAGCTCTTAAAAGCTGATGGCACGGTGAGTGGCAAGGACAGCTACACAGACTCTCTCCCCGTTGCGCTGCCTGGGGGTGTTTAGGCAGTACCTGGCTGGTTGGGAGCCCCTTTGTGCTCTCTTTGGAGTGAAGGAGAAGGAACGGCACGCTCTGGGCTTTGTCTTTTAGCCAGCTGGTTTCTAAACTTTCCTGCAGTGGTGGCTATTTGGAGACAGTCCCGGTCATCATGGCTATTTGATCGGCAGCCTGTCCCCCGACACCCCATCAGACCTGACCCAGTGCcccaaacaacagcaaagccacaCGGGTGTGGAGCGAATGCAGCCGGCCGGCCTCGGCCACGGTCTGCCAAGGGCAATACCCTGCTGAGATTTGTTCTGTAACAGGGTGTCTTTGGGGTCACATAGGACCTTTGGAAATACCCACCTTTgggctttttcttaaaaaaacaaccaacagcCACAATCCAACCCATTTAGGTCATACCTTTGGCTCCCCCCCTGCCTAAACATTGCTTTCCAAACCAAACCTGCCCCTGCGAACAGAAAATGGCCACTTTGTATTTCTAAGGCAACCGCCTTCAGCCTGGGCTGGAGCTTTCCGGCGCTGGAAACACTTTGTCCGTGCCAAAGCcgtgcaccagcagcaccagcagcaccagcagcaccagcagcaccagcagccggGGCCGGGAGGCTGCGGGGCCCCCGGCGCTGGGCAGCCCCCCCGGCAGGCACGGCCCGACCCGACCCCTTCCCGGCTCGCACCGAAAAACGCTACAGGACTGGAGCAAAACGGAGTTACGAGGACACCGTGTGACTGGTGATCCCAACTAcaagcattttaatttcctgtgaGACTTCGGGTGCTGGGAACCATTTCTTTGAGGGGCTCCtagttgggttttgggggtttttttagctgtttCACTGCATCCCTTTTTCTtgccagaggagaaaataccaAGGTAATCTAGGCCACCTCTAAAGTGTAACTGGATTTGGTTTTATCCTCTGCTTGGACCAAGAACGTGGTAGCACCTGATGTGCAACAAGAGCTTGAAAAGCCAGGAGCTGCCGGGGGACTGCCCCCCGGGCGATGGAGCAGGGCATCAtgccctcagccctgcccgAGCACCCCGCTGTGAGTGGGGAGTGTTTCCAGGAGGAAGATGGTGGTCTGGTGAAGGGCATGAATGCACCACCGGGATCCAAAACAAGACGAAAACATGACCCTGCTTCTTAGTGGCAATGGGGCTTTGGTGCAGCTGCCCTGGGGGCCACATACCACGTACTGTGCTGCGTTTTGGCCAA encodes:
- the CHST13 gene encoding carbohydrate sulfotransferase 13 isoform X1, giving the protein MRRSRAPRLALAACLGSFLLVVFYFQSGLNPATEDGAMRSTWQGKAGRSPLQALYESDQFEQSSLQAVHQQRRELLSNICNRYTRKRRLLRPDDLRHLVVDDTHGLLYCYVPKVACTNWKRVMMVLTGQGKYRDPLEIPANEAHVSSNLRTLSEYSIPEINHRLRSYLKFIFVREPFERLVSAYRNKFTRSYNTAFHKRYGTKIIRRHRQEPSDKALERGDDVRFEEFVYYLLDPRTQREEPFNEHWERVHSLCHPCIVHYDVVGKYETLAEDANYILQLVGADTSVKFPSSSKTTRTTDDMTAQFFQDISPFYQRRLFNLYKMDYLLFNYSIPSYLRIR
- the CHST13 gene encoding carbohydrate sulfotransferase 13 isoform X2, giving the protein MRSTWQGKAGRSPLQALYESDQFEQSSLQAVHQQRRELLSNICNRYTRKRRLLRPDDLRHLVVDDTHGLLYCYVPKVACTNWKRVMMVLTGQGKYRDPLEIPANEAHVSSNLRTLSEYSIPEINHRLRSYLKFIFVREPFERLVSAYRNKFTRSYNTAFHKRYGTKIIRRHRQEPSDKALERGDDVRFEEFVYYLLDPRTQREEPFNEHWERVHSLCHPCIVHYDVVGKYETLAEDANYILQLVGADTSVKFPSSSKTTRTTDDMTAQFFQDISPFYQRRLFNLYKMDYLLFNYSIPSYLRIR